In Ochrobactrum vermis, the following proteins share a genomic window:
- a CDS encoding ABC transporter substrate-binding protein, whose protein sequence is MYYLNRKIFLVTTLLVGLPAIPSIAADLVIAMPNWPSGQASANIMKVVIKDQLGIDAKVEEMGTLIAFAGLETGAVDVHPEIWRPNLDNLVKKYVDEEKKIALSPKSMPAWQGICATRAAVETVGIRDINDLNDPEKTAKLDTNGDGKGEMWVGASSWSMTPIEKIRANSYGYSKNLDLLETSEEVGMAAVDAAEAIGQPMVFACYAPHYVFELHDIQRLTEPEHDASQWRIIFPTEDPAWFTKSIARTAWSKGQVQIGYAASLEKRYPDVVKVLNKIDFTPEEASQMAYALEVEKRKPYDYAVNWVASHKDRIKGWVQ, encoded by the coding sequence ATGTATTATCTCAACAGAAAGATTTTTCTCGTAACAACTTTGCTGGTGGGATTACCGGCAATCCCATCCATTGCAGCTGATCTTGTTATCGCGATGCCAAACTGGCCGTCTGGCCAGGCATCTGCAAATATCATGAAGGTAGTCATCAAAGATCAGCTGGGAATAGATGCCAAGGTCGAGGAGATGGGTACGCTAATTGCTTTCGCTGGTCTCGAGACGGGGGCTGTGGACGTGCATCCCGAAATCTGGCGGCCGAACCTCGACAATCTAGTCAAAAAGTACGTCGATGAAGAAAAGAAGATAGCATTGAGCCCAAAAAGTATGCCGGCCTGGCAGGGTATCTGCGCCACGCGCGCCGCCGTGGAAACGGTTGGCATTCGAGACATTAATGATCTCAATGATCCCGAGAAAACCGCCAAACTGGACACTAACGGGGACGGCAAAGGAGAGATGTGGGTGGGAGCCTCCTCCTGGTCAATGACGCCGATCGAAAAAATCCGGGCCAACAGCTACGGTTATTCGAAAAATCTGGACTTGCTCGAAACTAGCGAAGAAGTTGGAATGGCCGCAGTGGATGCCGCAGAAGCGATTGGTCAACCCATGGTCTTTGCCTGCTATGCGCCTCATTATGTTTTCGAGTTGCACGATATACAGCGGCTGACCGAACCAGAGCACGATGCGTCTCAGTGGAGGATCATTTTCCCAACCGAAGATCCGGCGTGGTTTACAAAATCAATTGCCAGAACGGCGTGGTCAAAAGGGCAGGTGCAGATAGGCTATGCAGCTTCCCTGGAAAAGCGGTATCCGGATGTAGTCAAGGTGCTGAACAAAATTGATTTTACTCCCGAAGAGGCTTCTCAGATGGCATATGCGCTCGAAGTCGAGAAACGGAAGCCATACGACTACGCGGTTAACTGGGTTGCGTCACACAAAGATCGCATCAAGGGATGGGTTCAATGA
- a CDS encoding L,D-transpeptidase, which translates to MGSMNETLPPRLTLGKQRILTALFCAGVGIASFAGLAWAAGTQVYNPATRQWTDYNRSKAYQYFKKNGQVPEAFRRQVVAFRTAEEPGTIIIDGNQHFLYLVQPNRQAVRYGIGVGREGFGWAGIVRVGRMAEWPTWTPPAEMVARDPNAVKFAGGMPGGPDNPLGARALYLYSGDQDTIYRIHGTPEPWTIGLDVSSGCVRMNNDDVTDLYSRINVGAKVVVLMQGAALYKGI; encoded by the coding sequence ATGGGTTCAATGAACGAGACACTTCCGCCCCGTTTAACACTTGGCAAACAGCGAATTCTGACAGCTCTTTTCTGTGCAGGTGTCGGGATTGCGAGTTTCGCGGGACTTGCATGGGCTGCGGGGACCCAGGTTTATAACCCCGCGACCCGGCAGTGGACCGATTACAATCGCTCGAAGGCTTACCAATACTTTAAAAAGAATGGACAGGTCCCCGAGGCTTTCCGCCGACAGGTGGTTGCATTTAGAACGGCAGAAGAGCCCGGTACGATCATTATCGATGGCAATCAGCATTTTCTCTACCTAGTTCAGCCCAATCGACAGGCCGTTCGTTATGGAATCGGGGTTGGGCGAGAAGGATTTGGCTGGGCCGGGATAGTTAGGGTCGGTCGTATGGCTGAATGGCCGACGTGGACCCCACCAGCGGAAATGGTTGCGCGGGATCCAAATGCCGTAAAGTTTGCCGGGGGAATGCCGGGCGGGCCTGATAACCCCTTGGGCGCGCGGGCTCTTTATCTCTACAGCGGCGATCAGGATACGATTTATCGAATCCACGGAACTCCGGAGCCGTGGACAATAGGCCTAGACGTTTCATCTGGCTGTGTTCGCATGAACAATGATGACGTCACAGATCTCTATTCGCGAATAAATGTAGGTGCAAAAGTGGTCGTTTTGATGCAAGGCGCGGCACTTTATAAGGGTATTTAG
- a CDS encoding glutathione binding-like protein produces MTEQTKPIELYYWPTPNGFKISIMLEELGVPYEVKYVNIGRGDQFQPDFLKIAPNNRMPAIIDPEGPGGEPISVFESGAILQYLGRKFGKFYPTDERKRVAVDEWLMWQMGGLGPMSGQAGHFRVYAPEKVQYGIDRYTNEVNRLYGVLNKQLDGKDYIAGEYSIADMASIGWINAYKNYDQNLDDFPNLKRWHETMNARPAVQRGLLVGKEEREKSNLATDKDAQKILFGQKAR; encoded by the coding sequence ATGACCGAACAGACCAAGCCTATCGAATTGTATTATTGGCCGACACCGAACGGTTTCAAGATCAGCATTATGTTGGAAGAACTGGGCGTTCCCTACGAGGTCAAATATGTCAATATCGGTAGGGGAGATCAGTTCCAGCCGGACTTTCTGAAGATTGCTCCGAACAACCGCATGCCTGCCATCATTGATCCGGAAGGGCCGGGCGGCGAACCGATTTCGGTATTCGAATCCGGTGCGATCCTGCAATATCTCGGGCGAAAATTCGGCAAATTCTACCCAACCGATGAACGCAAGCGCGTCGCCGTTGACGAATGGCTGATGTGGCAGATGGGCGGACTGGGCCCGATGTCGGGGCAGGCTGGGCATTTCCGTGTCTATGCGCCGGAGAAGGTACAGTATGGCATCGACCGCTATACCAATGAGGTCAACCGTCTCTATGGTGTCCTGAACAAGCAGTTGGACGGCAAGGATTACATCGCAGGCGAATATTCAATTGCTGACATGGCTTCGATAGGCTGGATCAACGCCTATAAGAATTATGACCAGAACCTGGATGACTTCCCGAATTTGAAGCGCTGGCACGAGACGATGAATGCTCGTCCGGCGGTACAGCGCGGTTTACTCGTCGGGAAAGAAGAGCGAGAAAAATCCAATCTGGCAACCGACAAGGATGCCCAGAAAATTCTTTTCGGCCAGAAGGCGCGTTGA
- a CDS encoding DUF2147 domain-containing protein produces the protein MIRTLILGMTLVATFGAPALAEEGILGTWKRPNGTIISYTSCGANKFCGTVQTGEYKGKSIGTMSGTGGSYKGEVNKLDEGKTYTGKASVKGNTLSLSGCVMGGLICKSESLARQ, from the coding sequence ATGATCCGCACACTTATTCTTGGAATGACGCTTGTAGCCACCTTTGGCGCGCCTGCCCTTGCCGAGGAAGGAATTCTCGGCACGTGGAAGCGACCGAACGGCACGATCATTAGCTACACGTCCTGCGGCGCCAACAAATTCTGCGGTACCGTGCAGACTGGCGAATACAAGGGCAAATCAATCGGCACGATGTCGGGCACCGGCGGCAGCTACAAGGGTGAGGTCAACAAGCTCGATGAAGGTAAGACCTACACCGGAAAGGCCAGCGTCAAGGGCAACACGCTTTCGCTTTCAGGTTGTGTGATGGGCGGCTTGATCTGCAAGAGCGAGAGTTTAGCACGCCAGTAA
- a CDS encoding YitT family protein: MADIIDNAAPLIDVSKPAIFDRHRLYEDVIAMLIGTSFIALGITLYSQATLMTGSTAGVALLIQYATGTEFGLLYFLINLPFYYFSVRRMGWAFTIRTFVAVAMMSGFARLTPLSLDFSSVNPLFAALMGGTLMGMGVLALFRHRSGVGGVNILALYLQDAYGIRAGWFQLGLDVLIMLASLFFIPWENMVLSLVGAIAMNLIIAINHKPGRYLGIS; this comes from the coding sequence TTGGCCGATATCATTGATAACGCCGCCCCGCTCATCGATGTGTCTAAACCCGCCATATTCGACCGTCATCGTCTCTATGAAGATGTGATAGCGATGCTGATCGGCACGTCCTTCATCGCGCTCGGCATCACGCTTTATAGCCAGGCCACGCTGATGACCGGCAGCACCGCTGGTGTCGCCCTTCTCATCCAATATGCGACGGGCACGGAATTCGGATTGCTCTATTTTCTGATCAATCTGCCATTTTATTATTTTTCCGTGCGTCGAATGGGCTGGGCTTTCACCATCAGAACCTTCGTCGCCGTGGCGATGATGTCGGGTTTTGCGCGTCTGACGCCTCTGAGCCTGGATTTCTCGAGTGTCAATCCGCTTTTCGCCGCCCTCATGGGCGGCACCTTGATGGGCATGGGTGTACTCGCACTCTTCCGTCATCGCTCCGGGGTCGGCGGCGTCAACATATTGGCGCTCTATCTGCAGGACGCCTATGGAATAAGAGCAGGCTGGTTTCAGCTCGGTCTCGATGTCCTGATCATGCTGGCGTCACTGTTCTTTATCCCTTGGGAGAATATGGTGCTTTCCCTGGTCGGTGCGATTGCCATGAACCTTATCATCGCAATTAATCACAAGCCCGGTCGATATCTCGGTATAAGCTGA
- a CDS encoding DNA topology modulation protein FlaR: MIKRIMIIGGAGSGKSSLARTLGGITGLPVVHIDTLYWHPGWTMRPRDEIGRLTNEAANQDTWIFEGNHSETMNYRVSRADMLIFLDISTARRLWRVLKRTATYYRHSRPDMAEGCVERFDWDFLKWVAGYYKDGRIRALAFLEKAPSNLAKHHLRSPHDVKRFLTRMRRETNQNNQPSQLR, translated from the coding sequence GTGATAAAACGGATCATGATCATTGGCGGCGCCGGTTCAGGTAAATCAAGCCTCGCACGTACGCTTGGCGGCATTACCGGCTTACCGGTCGTTCATATAGATACCCTCTATTGGCACCCCGGCTGGACGATGCGCCCGCGAGACGAGATCGGTCGTCTCACCAACGAAGCGGCAAATCAGGACACATGGATATTCGAGGGCAATCATAGCGAAACTATGAATTATCGGGTCTCACGGGCAGACATGCTGATTTTTCTCGATATATCCACCGCACGTCGTTTGTGGCGCGTCCTGAAAAGAACAGCAACGTATTACCGACACTCACGTCCGGACATGGCGGAAGGATGCGTGGAACGTTTCGATTGGGACTTCTTGAAATGGGTAGCAGGCTATTACAAAGACGGCCGCATTCGCGCATTGGCGTTTCTGGAAAAGGCGCCTTCAAATCTGGCGAAGCACCACTTGCGCAGTCCGCATGACGTGAAACGCTTCCTCACGCGGATGAGACGCGAAACAAACCAAAACAATCAGCCTTCCCAATTGCGGTAA
- a CDS encoding antifreeze protein has protein sequence MAGTAIIMSAAAFTFSSPANALTMKECSAKYQSAKDAGTLGDMKWNDFRKAQCGDGADAAVAPAAPAKKTAKSAATPAADDSAKGLTMKECSAKYQAAKDAGTLGNMKWNDFRKAQCGANTATAPAPASPAKKTAKSAADDSAKGLTMKQCSAKYQAAKDTGSDNVAKWNDFRKAECGPGADPVAFSTDGNSEPAAPTVAAPRGVKFPTAVSAKFSNESAGKARMHTCLEQYYALKDANALGGLKWIQKGGGYYSLCNARLKGNS, from the coding sequence ATGGCCGGCACAGCCATCATCATGAGCGCTGCTGCATTTACCTTTTCATCGCCTGCCAATGCCCTGACGATGAAAGAATGTAGCGCAAAATATCAGTCTGCCAAAGATGCTGGCACGCTTGGCGACATGAAATGGAACGATTTCCGCAAGGCGCAATGTGGAGACGGCGCAGATGCCGCCGTAGCACCGGCAGCTCCAGCCAAAAAAACAGCCAAGAGTGCAGCCACCCCTGCAGCAGATGACAGCGCCAAGGGCCTGACAATGAAGGAATGTAGCGCAAAATATCAAGCTGCTAAAGATGCAGGAACGCTTGGCAACATGAAGTGGAACGATTTCCGCAAGGCGCAATGCGGTGCAAATACCGCCACAGCTCCTGCGCCAGCTTCTCCAGCTAAGAAGACGGCGAAAAGCGCTGCGGATGACAGCGCCAAGGGTTTAACGATGAAGCAGTGCAGCGCCAAGTATCAGGCGGCAAAAGACACCGGTTCTGACAATGTTGCAAAATGGAACGATTTCCGCAAGGCTGAATGCGGACCGGGTGCGGATCCAGTTGCGTTCAGCACTGACGGTAACAGTGAGCCAGCGGCCCCAACGGTTGCAGCGCCCAGAGGCGTCAAATTTCCAACGGCAGTTTCTGCAAAGTTTTCGAATGAATCAGCTGGCAAGGCTCGGATGCACACCTGCCTAGAGCAGTATTATGCGCTGAAAGATGCCAATGCACTAGGTGGTTTGAAGTGGATACAAAAGGGCGGCGGTTACTACAGCCTCTGCAATGCACGCCTGAAAGGTAATTCCTGA
- a CDS encoding DUF423 domain-containing protein, with the protein MTRSDNRPHNILFSTLAGLCGALAIAAYAGAAHGGDNHLGNIAPLLLGHAPAFLVLSLIVPGSRTAYLGGVLLVIGLALFCGDLFIRDMMDERMFPMAAPTGGSLMILGWFVVATTGWFSRTK; encoded by the coding sequence CTGACTCGATCCGATAATCGGCCTCACAACATTCTTTTCAGCACACTTGCCGGGCTATGTGGTGCCCTTGCAATCGCTGCTTATGCGGGCGCGGCCCATGGCGGGGACAATCATCTGGGCAACATTGCTCCGCTTCTTCTCGGCCATGCGCCCGCATTTCTGGTGTTGTCGCTCATCGTACCGGGCAGCCGTACCGCTTATCTGGGCGGGGTATTGCTTGTTATCGGCCTCGCCTTGTTCTGCGGTGACCTCTTCATTCGTGACATGATGGACGAACGAATGTTTCCGATGGCTGCACCGACCGGCGGATCGTTGATGATTCTCGGTTGGTTTGTCGTTGCAACGACGGGCTGGTTTTCAAGAACCAAATAA
- a CDS encoding pyridoxal phosphate-dependent aminotransferase — translation MRSPRLTPLVVGLPSTVPFTGPETLELQRGNPFKARIGANESSFGPAPSVLEAIRTEAGEIWKYGDPENYELRHAIAAHHGLKPENIMPGAGVDALLGLVVRQYVQEGESVINSLGGYPTFNYHVSGYGGRLVTVPYIDDKSDLDGLLDAARKEDAAILYLANPDNPMGTWHDGSEIQSFIERVPETTMLVLDEAYCETGPASAFPPFETDRPNILRMRTFSKAYGLAGIRCGYVVGSAEAIKSFDKIRDHFAVNRLAQAAAIAALKDQAYLRDVVARIIAGRDRIVAIAKANGLTTIPSATNFVAIDCGEDGTFATAVLNGLIARDIFVRKPGAPLLDRCIRVSVGIEEQLDLFEAALPAALEEARKHADTRETA, via the coding sequence ATGAGATCGCCCCGCCTCACACCGCTCGTCGTAGGCTTACCTTCTACCGTTCCTTTTACCGGTCCCGAAACGTTGGAACTGCAGCGCGGAAACCCATTCAAGGCGCGAATCGGCGCGAATGAGAGTAGTTTCGGACCAGCACCGTCCGTCCTTGAAGCCATTCGGACCGAAGCCGGCGAAATATGGAAATATGGCGACCCAGAAAATTACGAATTGCGGCACGCCATTGCAGCGCATCATGGTTTAAAGCCAGAGAATATCATGCCCGGAGCAGGTGTGGATGCTTTGCTCGGCCTGGTGGTCAGGCAGTATGTTCAGGAAGGTGAGAGCGTCATCAACTCGCTGGGCGGCTATCCGACTTTCAACTACCACGTTAGCGGCTATGGCGGGCGGTTGGTCACTGTTCCCTATATCGACGACAAATCAGACCTCGACGGCCTGCTTGATGCGGCACGCAAAGAGGATGCCGCAATTTTGTACCTCGCTAACCCGGATAATCCAATGGGAACTTGGCACGACGGTTCGGAGATCCAGTCTTTTATCGAGCGCGTTCCCGAGACCACAATGCTTGTTCTGGATGAAGCCTATTGTGAAACCGGACCTGCTTCCGCGTTCCCGCCTTTCGAAACCGACCGTCCGAATATTCTTCGGATGCGTACCTTCTCCAAGGCCTATGGCTTGGCGGGCATTCGGTGCGGTTATGTCGTCGGCAGCGCCGAAGCCATCAAGTCGTTCGACAAGATTCGCGATCATTTTGCGGTGAACCGTCTTGCGCAGGCAGCTGCTATTGCGGCCCTAAAGGACCAGGCCTATCTACGCGACGTGGTCGCTAGAATAATTGCCGGGAGAGACCGCATTGTCGCAATCGCCAAGGCAAATGGCCTTACGACCATCCCATCTGCCACGAATTTTGTTGCCATCGATTGCGGTGAGGACGGAACTTTCGCCACGGCAGTTCTCAACGGGCTGATCGCGCGTGACATCTTTGTGCGCAAACCCGGCGCGCCGCTTCTGGATCGTTGCATTCGCGTTAGTGTCGGCATCGAAGAGCAGCTCGATCTTTTTGAAGCAGCCCTTCCTGCCGCTTTGGAGGAAGCCCGGAAACACGCAGATACTCGCGAAACTGCTTGA
- a CDS encoding tyrosine-type recombinase/integrase: MIVVGETKIDTGDKFAPIVDYNLKYTSSKSPNHRVVEQFSVAELTGKYINILWDDGSHKYNVKSFLGEIDEILKSIRFSGFDQEMLDSVIGSLRERGNSNATINRKMAALSKLLRKAQKMGDVFNLPEFIRQKERVGRIRFLEYEEEKRLFAAIKSRCEDSYRLSLFLVDTGCRLGEAIGVTWNDIQDQRVTFWLTKSNRSRTVPLTRRAHKAAHISHEKLKGPFSMLNQVRFRQIWNDAKMEVGLGTDDQVVPHILRHTCASRLVRGGIDIRRVQMWLGHQTLQMTMRYAHLATHDLDSCVKVLEVH; this comes from the coding sequence ATGATCGTCGTTGGGGAAACGAAGATCGACACGGGCGACAAGTTTGCGCCGATAGTCGACTACAACTTAAAGTACACATCCAGCAAAAGTCCGAACCACCGAGTTGTCGAACAGTTTTCGGTGGCGGAGTTGACGGGGAAATATATCAACATCCTGTGGGATGACGGGTCACACAAGTATAATGTGAAGTCGTTTCTCGGTGAAATTGACGAGATTCTGAAAAGCATCCGCTTTTCAGGCTTCGATCAGGAAATGCTCGACTCCGTTATCGGTTCGCTTCGTGAGCGTGGCAACAGCAATGCAACCATCAATAGAAAGATGGCTGCACTGAGCAAGCTACTGCGAAAGGCGCAAAAGATGGGAGATGTCTTCAATCTACCGGAATTCATCCGGCAGAAGGAGCGAGTCGGACGCATTCGATTCCTTGAGTATGAGGAAGAAAAGCGCCTGTTCGCCGCGATCAAGTCGCGCTGTGAGGATAGCTACCGGCTTTCCTTGTTTCTTGTCGACACAGGCTGCCGTCTCGGCGAAGCAATCGGTGTTACCTGGAACGATATTCAAGATCAGCGCGTTACATTCTGGCTGACCAAATCGAATCGTAGCCGCACTGTTCCCCTCACCCGCCGTGCGCACAAAGCAGCGCATATCTCTCATGAGAAGCTCAAAGGCCCCTTCTCCATGCTCAATCAGGTCCGGTTTCGCCAGATCTGGAATGACGCAAAGATGGAAGTTGGGCTCGGTACGGATGATCAGGTCGTTCCGCATATTCTACGTCATACTTGCGCGTCACGTCTGGTCCGTGGTGGGATCGACATTCGTCGTGTTCAGATGTGGCTGGGGCACCAAACACTCCAGATGACCATGCGTTACGCCCATTTGGCGACACATGATCTCGATTCATGCGTGAAAGTGCTCGAAGTCCACTAA
- a CDS encoding porin, producing the protein MNIKSLLLGSAAALVAASGAQAADAIVAPEPEAVEYVRVCDAYGAGYFYIPGTETCLRIHGYVRYDVKGGDDAYTGFERGGWDKSARFALRFSTGSETELGTLKTYTELRFNYLGLANDDEEFETYGSASDSSYVQFAYIQLGGLKVGIDESEFQTFTGYLGDVINDDVVDVGAYRTGKISYTFTGGNGFSAVIALEQGGDDHLITDYVPHIVGGLKYAGGWGSIAGVVAYDSVIEEWAAKVRGDVNITDQFSIWVQGGYASAETTDQNYGSWGGDWAVWGGLKYKATEKATFNVQAAYEDWGKTALTANVAYELVPGFTITPEVSYTKWDDDHPVREAGLAGKDAFQGMIRFQRSF; encoded by the coding sequence ATGAACATCAAGAGCCTTCTCCTCGGCTCCGCTGCAGCTCTGGTTGCAGCTTCCGGCGCTCAGGCTGCCGACGCAATCGTCGCACCAGAGCCAGAAGCAGTTGAATATGTCCGCGTTTGCGATGCTTACGGCGCTGGCTACTTCTACATCCCAGGCACCGAAACCTGCCTGCGCATCCACGGTTATGTTCGTTACGACGTAAAGGGTGGTGACGACGCCTATACCGGTTTCGAACGCGGTGGCTGGGATAAGTCCGCACGTTTTGCTCTGCGTTTCAGCACGGGCTCGGAAACCGAACTCGGTACTTTGAAGACCTACACCGAGCTTCGTTTCAACTATCTCGGTCTCGCCAATGACGATGAAGAGTTCGAGACCTATGGCTCGGCATCCGATAGCAGCTATGTTCAGTTCGCCTACATCCAGCTTGGTGGTCTGAAGGTTGGTATCGATGAGTCTGAATTCCAGACCTTCACTGGTTACCTTGGCGATGTCATTAACGATGACGTGGTTGACGTTGGCGCATACCGCACCGGCAAGATCTCGTACACCTTCACCGGCGGTAACGGCTTCTCGGCTGTAATCGCTCTCGAACAGGGTGGCGATGACCATCTCATCACCGACTACGTTCCGCATATCGTTGGCGGCCTGAAGTACGCTGGCGGCTGGGGTTCGATCGCTGGTGTTGTTGCCTATGACTCGGTTATCGAAGAGTGGGCAGCCAAGGTTCGCGGTGACGTCAACATCACCGATCAGTTCTCCATTTGGGTCCAGGGTGGTTATGCGTCCGCTGAAACGACCGACCAGAACTACGGTTCTTGGGGTGGCGATTGGGCCGTTTGGGGTGGTCTGAAGTATAAGGCGACCGAAAAGGCTACCTTCAACGTTCAGGCAGCTTACGAAGACTGGGGCAAGACCGCACTTACGGCAAACGTGGCCTACGAACTGGTTCCTGGCTTCACGATCACGCCAGAAGTTTCCTACACCAAGTGGGACGACGATCATCCGGTACGTGAAGCAGGCTTGGCCGGAAAAGATGCTTTCCAAGGCATGATCCGCTTTCAGCGCTCGTTCTAA
- a CDS encoding porin yields MNIKSLLLGSAAALVAASGAQAADAIVAPEPEAVEYVRVCDAYGAGYFYIPGTETCLRIHGYVRYDAKGGDDVYARTPAGLDRDTWGKNARATLRFSTASETELGTLKTFTELRYNWNGGGDGEEDAYGSNENSSLRYAYIQLGGLRVGLDESAFVTFPGYLGNVINDDVILAGGYRTNLISYTFTGGNGFSAILSLEEGGNGDSDVDVTLSDYMPHVVGGLKYAGGWGSIAGVVAYDARNEEWAGKIRGDVNLTDRFSLWVQGGYKSNDDEYFVDGNGYTYRGITSFYGTWGGDWAVWGGAAFKATDKATFNLQLAYDDTKTFAATANVAYELVPGFTITPEVSYTKWDDDNISLEGEDAFQGMVRFQRSF; encoded by the coding sequence ATGAACATCAAGAGCCTTCTCCTCGGCTCCGCTGCAGCTCTGGTTGCAGCTTCCGGCGCTCAGGCTGCCGACGCAATCGTCGCACCAGAGCCAGAAGCAGTTGAATATGTCCGCGTTTGCGATGCTTACGGCGCTGGCTACTTCTACATCCCAGGCACCGAAACCTGCCTGCGTATCCACGGTTATGTTCGTTACGATGCAAAGGGCGGTGACGACGTTTATGCTCGTACGCCTGCTGGCCTGGATCGTGACACCTGGGGCAAGAACGCCCGTGCGACGCTCCGCTTCTCGACCGCTTCGGAAACCGAACTCGGCACTCTGAAGACCTTCACCGAACTGCGTTACAACTGGAACGGTGGTGGTGACGGCGAAGAAGATGCATACGGCTCGAACGAAAACAGCTCGCTGCGTTACGCTTACATCCAGCTCGGCGGCCTGCGCGTTGGTCTTGATGAATCGGCCTTCGTAACCTTCCCCGGTTACCTCGGCAATGTCATCAACGATGACGTGATCCTCGCTGGCGGCTACCGCACCAACCTCATCAGCTACACCTTCACCGGCGGCAACGGCTTCTCGGCCATTCTGTCGCTCGAAGAAGGCGGCAACGGCGACTCTGACGTTGACGTAACGCTGAGCGATTACATGCCGCATGTTGTTGGTGGCCTGAAGTACGCTGGCGGTTGGGGTTCGATTGCCGGTGTTGTGGCTTACGACGCCCGTAACGAAGAATGGGCTGGTAAAATTCGCGGCGACGTGAACCTCACCGACCGTTTCTCGCTCTGGGTACAGGGTGGCTACAAGTCCAACGACGACGAATATTTCGTTGATGGCAACGGCTACACCTATCGCGGCATCACCAGCTTCTACGGCACGTGGGGCGGCGATTGGGCTGTCTGGGGTGGCGCTGCATTCAAGGCAACCGATAAGGCTACCTTCAACCTGCAGCTCGCTTACGACGACACCAAGACCTTCGCAGCAACCGCAAACGTTGCTTACGAACTGGTTCCTGGCTTCACGATCACCCCGGAAGTTTCCTACACCAAGTGGGATGACGACAACATCAGCCTCGAAGGCGAAGATGCTTTCCAGGGCATGGTTCGCTTCCAGCGCTCGTTCTAA
- a CDS encoding BON domain-containing protein produces the protein MFKWFWPGVTWTAALTALALWFGTDRIETDIAARTGEALAPFIWSGFDVDGRDVTLKGIAPDPEAQSAVKAALEKVRGIREVTDLTSVLPLVSPYLLQIKKGADGIILSGSVPDNDVRDRIMTAAESAAPGVPLDDEMAVGRGSPESFADSVGFALQLLSGLREGEVEISDLNISIEGKAADDASYRKMQSQLNPPLPFTLKLVRIEISEP, from the coding sequence ATGTTCAAATGGTTTTGGCCCGGTGTAACGTGGACCGCAGCGCTGACGGCACTTGCACTCTGGTTTGGTACCGATCGGATCGAGACGGATATCGCAGCGCGCACTGGCGAGGCGCTCGCACCTTTCATATGGTCAGGCTTCGATGTGGACGGTCGCGATGTGACGCTGAAGGGCATCGCACCTGATCCAGAGGCACAATCCGCTGTGAAAGCCGCGCTGGAAAAGGTGAGGGGTATTCGGGAGGTCACCGATCTGACGAGTGTTCTCCCGCTCGTGTCGCCTTATCTGCTACAGATAAAGAAAGGCGCTGACGGAATTATCCTGTCGGGTTCGGTGCCGGATAATGATGTAAGAGACCGTATCATGACGGCAGCCGAAAGCGCGGCTCCGGGCGTTCCGCTTGATGACGAGATGGCCGTGGGGCGCGGCAGTCCGGAGAGTTTTGCTGATTCGGTGGGTTTCGCCTTGCAACTCCTGTCTGGTTTGCGGGAAGGGGAGGTCGAGATTTCGGATCTCAACATCTCGATTGAGGGCAAGGCTGCAGACGACGCCAGCTATCGGAAGATGCAATCGCAATTGAATCCGCCGCTTCCCTTCACTCTGAAGCTGGTGCGGATCGAGATTAGCGAACCCTAG